Part of the Williamwhitmania sp. genome, TAGCTTGTTGGAATCTTCCGTTGCTCTAACGCTCTTTTTGGTCAAGTCATCAATCTCAACAGAGGCAACCTGGCTCCGCTCAGCCAATTTCCTCACTTCCGAAGCAACTACGGCAAATCCACGGCCATGCTCCCCTGCTCTCGCGGCTTCAACAGCAGCATTAAGCGCTAGAATATTTGTTTGACGAGCAATTTCCCCAATAATGGAGACCTTGTCTGCAATATCCTGCATGTAGGATAGCGTAGCCTCAGCAGCCTCACCAACCTTTTTAATCCCATGAGCAGCATTCAGTGCAATTTTCTCTGTTTGCTGTGCATTTTCACTGTTTTGCTGAATATTGGCGGTCATCTCCTCAATGGACGATGAGATTTGCTCCGATGAGGAAGCTTGCTCCGATGCCCCCTGGCTCATCTGCTGAGAACCATTGCTCATTTGCTGACTAGAAGTGGCAATGATATTGCTGGCATTGCGGAACTCAGAGATAATATTGGCGGTGGATTTAACCATATCGGAAAGAGATTGCATCAAATCATCCTTATCGGAACGTTTCTTCAATTCTATGGTCAAATCTCCATCTGCAATTAGCTTCGCTTTTGAAGCAATATCCTTGTTTACATCAATAGTTGAATTAACGGCTTGGTTTATCACATGGAACATCTCCTTTGCCTCGAATGTGTCTACATCCCCCTTATCAACGTCAAGATTGATAGCAAGATCACCCAACGCGAGGCTTTGAAGCGCCCCTGTCAACTTTTTCGCCTCGTTGTTTTGATAGGTGCTCACCTTTTCAATCTTGCGCATCGTCTGCTTAATAGCTGTTTGGTCCGTAACTATCTCAATAGCACCAACAATCTTTCCCTCCATATTTTTAATGGGAACCGCAGAATAGGAAATATCGATTTCCGAGCCTTTTGGTTTTGCAATTGCTTCGCTAACCTCTTCCCTATTGCTTATCATTGCCCTACTGCAGGCACAATTGCCAGTTCTACAGTCGCTGGTTTTAAAGTGGTCGTAGCACTTTGTCCCATTCAGCTGCTTGCTGCTCTTATCGTTAACCCTTGCACCCACCTCATTCATGTATTGAATATTGAATTCATTGTCGATTATCATTATGGGGGTTGGAAGGTTGTCGAATAGGCCGACCAAGGAATCCAGTGTTTTATTTACACCAACAATAATCTCTCGAAATTCAAAGTTTATTTTTTGAACATTGCCCCTAACGTCAAGTTTCCCAACAACTGCTGCCTCAACCAACTTTCTTGTTTCTGCAACAATTGAATTAAGTATGCCCTGTACATTCCGGGCAATAACAAAGCCTAGGGTAACGGCAATAAACAAAACGATGAAGATAAGTATTATCATAAAGGTAGTTGCACTGTTTGCCAGCTGAGTATTTCCTTCCGACGAAGTTTTAGCGTAGGTATCGTTGTCAGCCACCAGCTCGTCTATCGCTTTTTGCAAACGATTACTAGCCTCGTACATAGGGCCGTGCACAATTTTAAATGCACCCACGTTGTCATGGTTTTCCGCCAACAGCTCTACTTGAGGGATATATCCCATGTAAGCGGCTCTTGCATCAAATACCTCCTGATAATTTTTTCTGTTCAGCTCATCCGTAACTGTACCCGCCAGCAAGCTGAGCTGCTTACCCCAATCCTCATTTATTGCTCCAATGCGGTTAAAAATGGCCTTCTTTGACAACACGCTATCAGCTAAAATTGCATCCCTGACGCTCACTCTTACAAGCTGATAATCGGTTGATATAGCCGTTGTATACTCCAACGGCAGAACGCCGTTTTCGTACAGTGCGGTATCAGCATTATCGATTTGTTTTAATCGAACAATGCCAAAGTACGCCACGATGATTGCCAGCAAAGCAACAATTGCAAAGCCGATAAAAAGTTTACTCCTAATTCTCATTGTGCTAAACATTACTAGTTCCTCCCTTTATGTAATCACTATTATTAAACATTTTCTGAGATATCTGTTCCTCAGAATATTTCTTGACTATGAAGATTCATGATTCCCTTGTTGAAAAATCATCTTTGCTTTAATCACAATAAACTTTCATTCAACACTCCGTTTCCAGATCAAACTTTTCATCATAATTCTCTTGCAGACATCCACTAACAGATTTTAACAAATCTACGGGCTTCAGGTATCGCTTAAACTGAAATTGCGGTGATTAATGTTTACAATAAAACTGATAAGCATCAACTTACAACGCAAATCGCTGTAGAACTAAACTTTATGTAACTGGAATACCCTATATAATGCACCTCACCCATTTTCTCCACAGAATATTTGATAAGTTAGTACTAACTAACTATATTTACTCCATGGAAAAATTACTCGACGCAATATCGCAGCTATCAAACATGATTGGACAGACTGAGGAGTCGGCAAAGGAGCAGTACAACTTATCCAATCTCACCCAAATCCAGATGCACTATTTGGAAACCATTGACGCGCTCAATAATCCCAATATTACAGAACTTGCAGCCCGACTCAAGCTCACAAAACCAACCGTTAAAGTGGCTGTTGACAAGCTCATTGAGAAGAGTTACATATACAAAATTCAGTCCGACGAGGATAGGCGAAGCGCACATTTGCACCTGACCGAAAAGGGCAAGCTAATTAATCAGATGCACGGCTATGCGCACAAGCTCATTGCCGAGTCTATCCGCAAAAAATTGAACGACGACGAGCTGGAATCATTGCTTAGGCTCCTAACCAAAATCGTGTCTGATTAGTTTTTTTCTTCGTATAGTTAGCATATACTAACCAATAAAATGCCCCATGCAAACCTCCATTGATGCTTCCAAACTTAAAGGGCTAACCTCACAAGAGGTAGCGAGCAAACTAGAAAAAGAGGGTTACAATGAACTACCCTCCTCAAAGCCAAAAAATGTAGCCCAAATTGCGCTGAGCGTCGTTAAGGAGCCCATGTTTATCCTCCTTGTTGCGTGCGGAACCCTCTACCTTACACTAGGTAACTTACAGGAAGGCATCATGCTCATGGGGTTCGTTTTTGTCATCATGGGCATTGAGTTCTACCAGGAGAAGAAAACCGAACAGGCGCTGGATGCGCTCAAAGACTTAGCTAGCCCAAGGGCACTTGTTATACGTGACGGAGAAACGAAGAGAATACCGGGAAAGGAGGTTGTAACCGACGACATTGTCGTACTTCAGGAAGGAGACCGGGTTCCGGCTGATGCTCTGGTTCTCAGTAGCATCAACCTGTCAGCAGACGAGTCGATGCTTACCGGAGAGTCGCTGCCTGTGCTGAAAAGGGAATGGACGGAAGGTGATAAACCGTTCGTTCCTGGCGGGGATGACATACCCGTTGTTTACTCGGGCTCCATGATAGTTCAGGGAAATGGAATTGTTAGGGTCACCGCAACCGCCATCAACACGGAGATTGGCAAAATTGGCAAGGCGCTGGAGTCGGTGAAAGAGGAGCCTACACAGCTGAAAAGAGAAATTGGTAAGATGGTAAAGCGTCTGGCAATTATTGGGATAGTGCTGTGCATCATGGTTATTACTATTTACACGATTACGAGAGGTGATCTGCTGAATGGATTTTTGGCCGGCATTACTCTAGCCATGGCCATGCTTCCAGAAGAATTTCCTGTGGTATTAACCATCTTTCTGGCACTTGGTGCCTGGCGAATATCGAAAAAGAGTGTTTTAACGCGCAAGCCGGCAGCCATTGAAACACTTGGTTCTGCAACGGTACTGTGCACCGATAAAACGGGCACCCTCACCCAGAACAAAATGACCGTAGCATCGCTCAATAACGGTGCTGATACTTTTGGAATACATGCAAATGGAACAATCCCCGAACCTTTTCATGAAATTATCGAATACGGAATTTTGGCAAGTCAGGCAAACCCGTTCGACCCCATGGAACGGGCAATAATTAACGTGGGTGAGCAATTCCTTCAAAACACTGAGCATATCCATTCAACCTGGGTAATGGAAAAAGAATATCCGCTATCCAAAGACTTGCTGGCAATGTCGAGGGTATTCTCAAATACCGGCTCAGAGGAGAGGGTGATTGCTGCCAAGGGCGCTCCCGAAGCCATCTTCGACCTATGTCACCTAACAAGCTCAACCGCTGCCACCTTCGAAAAAGAGCTAGCACAAATGGCATCCAACGGTCTGCGGGTGCTCGGCGTAGCTAAAGCAAAATTGCTCCCGGGTAGCCTTCCCTCCCAGCAGCACGATTTTGATTTTGAATTCTTAGGGTTGATAGGCCTAGCAGATCCCATCCGACCCAATGTGCCAAAAGCCATTAAAGAGTGCCACAATGCAGGTATTCGGGTAATAATGATTACTGGCGATTACCCCGTAACAGCAATCAATATTGGGCGAGAAATTGGCTTAACCAATCCAGACCTCTGCATTACCGGCCCGGAGCTACAAAACATGACAGACGAAGAGCTCAACGAGCGAATCAAGGATGTCAACATCTTTGCACGGGTGGTACCGGAGCAAAAACTAAAAATAGTAAATGCGCTAAAACGGAATAAAGAGGTTGTTGCCATGACCGGTGATGGAATTAACGATGCTCCTGCTCTAAAGGCAGCAAACATTGGCATTGCCATGGGCGAAAAGGGTACCGATGTGGCCAGAGAAGCCTCCTCTCTCGTTCTAATGGATGACAACTTTGCCTCAATTGTTGCAGCCATAAGAATGGGCCGACGAATATTCGATAACCTGCAAAAGGCACTGAGCTACATCTTTGCCATTCACGTTCCAATTGCAGGTCTGTCGCTAATCCCAGTGCTCTCTGGAAGCCTACCACTAATTCTCTGGCCGGTTCACATCGTCTTTCTTGAACTAATTATCGACCCGGCATGCTCCATTGTTTTTGAGGCTGAGGTTGAGGAAAAGAACGTAATGTCCCGACCACCAAAGAAAATTGATGAGCCGTTTTTTGGTCTGAAGAAAATATTGCTGAGCTGCACCCAGGGCGTGAGCATTTTGATAATTTCGCTCCTCGTATACTTTATTGGTCTCAAGTTGGGTTACACCGAAAAGGAGGTGAGAACCTTAACATTTGTTACACTTATTGTTTCCAACATAGCAATCATTCTCTCGAACCGCTCGTGGACTTCCAATATCTTCCAGATTCTGCGTACTCCCAATAAAGCGGTACTGTGGGTTGTTGGCGGTGCCATCCTCTTTTTGATTCTTGCCCTCAACGTTCCATTTCTTCAAGAGCTCTTTCTTTTTGGGAAGGTTAGCGCTGTAGCAATATTGATAAGCACATTAGCAGGACTATCGAGCATTGCTTGGTTCGAAATATATAAGCAGATGAAAAGGGCATAGCAAGCAAACATCATCGCCCTTGGCAGGCAAGAGTGTTATCCGTGGTATAATTCACGCAAAATGAATTATACCATCACGCGAAACACTCCTTGCTTTGCAATTGACAGATCATCTCCAAAGTCTACACTCTACTTCGGTAGCTATACTTTTGTATCTTCTTCATGCGCTCCGCCACACTTTCGAGCATCTTTTCGGCCTCGGTATAATCAATTCTTCCAGACTCGAGCAGCTCCTCCACCTTGGCCTTTTCAGCATTGAGCAGCGTTTGAACTGCTTGGCGGGTGGTTATCTCAGTATAAATCTCGGGATAGTATTTCCTAAAATTCCGAATAAACGTCTGCCCTTGGATAAGGTTGTGGCTAATTTCATCGCGCAGAATCTCGATATTCTGCTCCACTGTAGGAGTTTGCTGCATGGTTTTCCCAAAGCTATCAACAAGCATAAGGCTGGCGCCCTGAGCCTCCACAAATGCCATCCCAAAGTCGTAGCTCATCATTAGCTTGTTGCGGTTCAGGTAGCGGTATATTGCAAATAGCCATGATAGTTGCTGCAGCGTGCTAAGCATTTTGGAATTACGAAGGAGGTCTTCCAGATCGCTCCGCTCATCGAGCGGTAGGTTGCCCTCCTTGTCGAGCATTTCGCTGATGGTTTCGGTGAGCTTAATAATCGAATCGGAGGTAACAACTCCCTTGTTGAACTGCTCCCAGTAGCTGGCCTTTTCCCGTTCCAGTATCCGACGACGCAGTTCGGCCAACTCGCTTATCTGCAAGTTCTCCTCCACCCTCACCTCCTGGTAGCGGGGCAAAAATGATTCTATGGTCTGCCTATCGGCATGCTTAAAGTAGCGGCTCGAAGATATTTCGGATTCCTCTGTATCCATTGCCTCCGAAACGGTTCGGTAGGTCTGGTTAAGTATTGCCGCCTTGGAAGCAGCCATGCGTGTTAACCCCAGCTTATCCACAAGCACCTTTATGGTAGTGGCATTCACCAGCAGGGTGAGCAGCACAATACCCGCGGTGAGGAACAGGAACTGGTTGCGCACCTCCATGGGTAGCGAGTCCATACCGGCAACAATCAGCGCCAGCGCAAGACCAACGGCCCCACGAAGGGCGCCATACCAGGCCACGATGGAATCCTTGAAATTTAGGCCATACCCTGACCGTTTCATAACCGGATAAAGCAGGCCAATCATTACGGCCCTTATGGCATGCAGGCCAATGTAGAGAATCAGTAAAACCATAAAATCGGAAGCCGTAAAGCTGATGCGGCTGGCAATTACCACGCCCACAATTATGAAGATAAGCGTATTGGCAATGTATACCGCCAACTCCCAAAACTCATGCAAAAACTTGTTTACCTCCGGGCTGATGCGGGTTTTACCCACGCTCGACATGGTTATGCCCAACCCAAATAGCGACAGCACTCCGGAGACGTGCAAAAACTCCTCGGCAAGGTAGAAGGTGAGGTAGGCAGTGGCCAGAATAACCACAATCTCCACCATGGCATCGTTGAACACCCGCTTGAGCCAAAACATTACGATACGGGCCATTACCAATCCCAGCAGAGCACCGCCAATGGCCACCTTGAGAAAGTCGAGGAACGGGTTTAGCTCGGAGGCTTGTCCCGCAAGCGGAAGGTAGAATACCATAAACAGCACAATGGCGGTGCCATCGTTTAGAATGGACTCGCCATCGATGAGCGTGGAGAGCCTCTTGCTGGCACCCAGCTCCCGTAGAATGGCTACAACGGCAACTGGGTCGGTGGCGCTAATTACCGCGCCAAACATAAGCGCAATGGGCCAAGTCCACTGTCCAAGACCAATATCGAGCACTCTTACACCAATGAGCAGCGCTGCGGTAAGGCCCATGGCAAGCATAATTCCGGGACCGGCGAGCAAGGTGGCATTTACGGCCGTTTTGCGAAAGGTGTGCCAGTCCATGCCAAATGCCGCCTCGAAAATTAGGGTGGGCAGGAACACAAACAGCACCACGTGCGGGTTGATGGCTCCGGCCCAGGCAATGGAGCGCATGACCTCCTCCATCGATTTGGCAAAAAAATCGAAACGGGTGGCAATACCCAGCAGCACGCCCACCACCACCAGCAACACGGTGTAAGGAATGGGCATCCGCTTTAGAAAATGTCGCGTAAGCGTTCCCAACACCAGCGCGATAACGATAAATAGTAAGGGCTCCATAGCATATGCGAGTTAGCTATGGTCAAATTACGAAAAATTAGAGTATTACGGAGTGGGATATGAAAATTTGTGGCTAAAGTTTGCCCCACCCAGACCTAGAATTGAAGAAGCACAAAGATTACTTCAATAGATAATCTTAAAATACAAGGGACGTTTTACGGAGGCAATGCTTTGCTTAACGCCTTCGAATTTTTAGCGAGCAGCAATGCGAACCTGCTGAACCCCTTTACTAGGGAGGGTAAAACTTGCTAAGAAGGGGTAAACCATTGCTAAGAAGGGGTAAACCATTGCTAAGAAGGGGTAAACCATCGCTAAGAAGGGGTAAACCATCGCTAAGAAGGGGTAAACCATTGCCAAGAACGCCCAAACCTACGCTAAAATCGCCTAAACCATCGCGAAGAACACCCGAACCTTCGCTAAAAACGACCAAACCTTTCCTAAGAAGGCCCAAACCTTGGCTAAGAAGGTGTTAAAACTTGCAAGGGACACGCCAGCCAAGGGGTTGGGGTGGAATGATTATGGCCATTGAACTTTATCCAGGAGAAGACAGCTCGGTGCATTCACGAGATTTACTTAACTTAGCCTCTGCAATTGCCTTCGTTCCATAAATTATATTGTTTTCCTTTCAAACGCTAATCTTTTGCCTGCAACAGCTGAATGTAAAACATATTCACTAAAAGATGCAAACCATTGTAACCCATCGAATCGTGCACCAGAAGATGCCCCGGCTGGTGCTGCAATTTGCCTACGATTCGACCCTGATTGAAAAGGTGAAGCAGGTGAAGGATGCCCGCTGGAGCCAATCGCTCCGGAGCTGGCACATCCCCCTAACCAGCGAAGCCTACGAGCAGCTGAAGGAGCTAACACTTGGCCTAGCCCAGCTGCAAAAGGGTGAGAGCCGACTCCCGTTGGAGATGAAGCCACCGAAGGACCAACCAACCCCTGAGATAGCAGCCACTCTCAACGACTTTACGCGCTATCTTGAGCAGCGCCGATACAGTCCACGAACCATACAAACCTACGAACATTCGCTCAGGCAGTTTCTGCAGTGGATAGCCAAGCCAACCGATGCGATAACCAACGCCGACCTGGAGCGATTTAACCACCATTACATCCTAGCAAACAGCTACAGCTTTGCATTCCAAAACCAGGTTATAAATGCGGTAAAGCTATACTTTAAAACGTTTTATGGCAGCCAGTTTAACGTGGAGATGGTGGAGCGGCCACGCCGCGAGCACAGGCTACCCAACGTGCTGAGCAAGGAGGAGGTAAAAGCCATACTGGAAGCGATTAAAAACGTAAAGCACAAGACCATGCTGAGCCTCATATACGCCTGCGGCTTACGTAGGAGTGAATTACTGAATTTAAAACCAGCAAACATCGACAGCAAAAGGCATCTTTTGTATATTGCCAATGCCAAGGGCAAAAAAGATAGGATTGTGCCCATATCCGATAAGATTATTGATATGCTGCGAGCATACTATAGCACGTATAGGCCGAAAATTTGGCTATTTGAAGGCGAGAGAGTCGGAGAACAATATTCGGAAACGAGCTTACAAAAAGTTTTGAAGATGGCTTTACGAAAAGCAGCTATAAAAAAAACTGTAACCTTACATTGGTTGCGCCATAGCTATGCAACCCATTTATTAGAGGCAGGAGT contains:
- a CDS encoding MarR family transcriptional regulator — protein: MEKLLDAISQLSNMIGQTEESAKEQYNLSNLTQIQMHYLETIDALNNPNITELAARLKLTKPTVKVAVDKLIEKSYIYKIQSDEDRRSAHLHLTEKGKLINQMHGYAHKLIAESIRKKLNDDELESLLRLLTKIVSD
- a CDS encoding cation-translocating P-type ATPase, producing MQTSIDASKLKGLTSQEVASKLEKEGYNELPSSKPKNVAQIALSVVKEPMFILLVACGTLYLTLGNLQEGIMLMGFVFVIMGIEFYQEKKTEQALDALKDLASPRALVIRDGETKRIPGKEVVTDDIVVLQEGDRVPADALVLSSINLSADESMLTGESLPVLKREWTEGDKPFVPGGDDIPVVYSGSMIVQGNGIVRVTATAINTEIGKIGKALESVKEEPTQLKREIGKMVKRLAIIGIVLCIMVITIYTITRGDLLNGFLAGITLAMAMLPEEFPVVLTIFLALGAWRISKKSVLTRKPAAIETLGSATVLCTDKTGTLTQNKMTVASLNNGADTFGIHANGTIPEPFHEIIEYGILASQANPFDPMERAIINVGEQFLQNTEHIHSTWVMEKEYPLSKDLLAMSRVFSNTGSEERVIAAKGAPEAIFDLCHLTSSTAATFEKELAQMASNGLRVLGVAKAKLLPGSLPSQQHDFDFEFLGLIGLADPIRPNVPKAIKECHNAGIRVIMITGDYPVTAINIGREIGLTNPDLCITGPELQNMTDEELNERIKDVNIFARVVPEQKLKIVNALKRNKEVVAMTGDGINDAPALKAANIGIAMGEKGTDVAREASSLVLMDDNFASIVAAIRMGRRIFDNLQKALSYIFAIHVPIAGLSLIPVLSGSLPLILWPVHIVFLELIIDPACSIVFEAEVEEKNVMSRPPKKIDEPFFGLKKILLSCTQGVSILIISLLVYFIGLKLGYTEKEVRTLTFVTLIVSNIAIILSNRSWTSNIFQILRTPNKAVLWVVGGAILFLILALNVPFLQELFLFGKVSAVAILISTLAGLSSIAWFEIYKQMKRA
- a CDS encoding methyl-accepting chemotaxis protein, coding for MRIRSKLFIGFAIVALLAIIVAYFGIVRLKQIDNADTALYENGVLPLEYTTAISTDYQLVRVSVRDAILADSVLSKKAIFNRIGAINEDWGKQLSLLAGTVTDELNRKNYQEVFDARAAYMGYIPQVELLAENHDNVGAFKIVHGPMYEASNRLQKAIDELVADNDTYAKTSSEGNTQLANSATTFMIILIFIVLFIAVTLGFVIARNVQGILNSIVAETRKLVEAAVVGKLDVRGNVQKINFEFREIIVGVNKTLDSLVGLFDNLPTPIMIIDNEFNIQYMNEVGARVNDKSSKQLNGTKCYDHFKTSDCRTGNCACSRAMISNREEVSEAIAKPKGSEIDISYSAVPIKNMEGKIVGAIEIVTDQTAIKQTMRKIEKVSTYQNNEAKKLTGALQSLALGDLAINLDVDKGDVDTFEAKEMFHVINQAVNSTIDVNKDIASKAKLIADGDLTIELKKRSDKDDLMQSLSDMVKSTANIISEFRNASNIIATSSQQMSNGSQQMSQGASEQASSSEQISSSIEEMTANIQQNSENAQQTEKIALNAAHGIKKVGEAAEATLSYMQDIADKVSIIGEIARQTNILALNAAVEAARAGEHGRGFAVVASEVRKLAERSQVASVEIDDLTKKSVRATEDSNKLMFGIVPEIEKTARLVQEITAASNEQNSGALQINNGIQQFNQVTQQNAAASEEMATSSEELAGQADQLLEMISFFKLENEFESKKRTLNSGFQNKVVQKQPHSVNVAHIVKAEHKQPTKSTPSKEKPINLHLTTNGFDDDYEKF
- a CDS encoding sodium:proton antiporter, with translation MEPLLFIVIALVLGTLTRHFLKRMPIPYTVLLVVVGVLLGIATRFDFFAKSMEEVMRSIAWAGAINPHVVLFVFLPTLIFEAAFGMDWHTFRKTAVNATLLAGPGIMLAMGLTAALLIGVRVLDIGLGQWTWPIALMFGAVISATDPVAVVAILRELGASKRLSTLIDGESILNDGTAIVLFMVFYLPLAGQASELNPFLDFLKVAIGGALLGLVMARIVMFWLKRVFNDAMVEIVVILATAYLTFYLAEEFLHVSGVLSLFGLGITMSSVGKTRISPEVNKFLHEFWELAVYIANTLIFIIVGVVIASRISFTASDFMVLLILYIGLHAIRAVMIGLLYPVMKRSGYGLNFKDSIVAWYGALRGAVGLALALIVAGMDSLPMEVRNQFLFLTAGIVLLTLLVNATTIKVLVDKLGLTRMAASKAAILNQTYRTVSEAMDTEESEISSSRYFKHADRQTIESFLPRYQEVRVEENLQISELAELRRRILEREKASYWEQFNKGVVTSDSIIKLTETISEMLDKEGNLPLDERSDLEDLLRNSKMLSTLQQLSWLFAIYRYLNRNKLMMSYDFGMAFVEAQGASLMLVDSFGKTMQQTPTVEQNIEILRDEISHNLIQGQTFIRNFRKYYPEIYTEITTRQAVQTLLNAEKAKVEELLESGRIDYTEAEKMLESVAERMKKIQKYSYRSRV
- the xerA gene encoding site-specific tyrosine recombinase/integron integrase: MQTIVTHRIVHQKMPRLVLQFAYDSTLIEKVKQVKDARWSQSLRSWHIPLTSEAYEQLKELTLGLAQLQKGESRLPLEMKPPKDQPTPEIAATLNDFTRYLEQRRYSPRTIQTYEHSLRQFLQWIAKPTDAITNADLERFNHHYILANSYSFAFQNQVINAVKLYFKTFYGSQFNVEMVERPRREHRLPNVLSKEEVKAILEAIKNVKHKTMLSLIYACGLRRSELLNLKPANIDSKRHLLYIANAKGKKDRIVPISDKIIDMLRAYYSTYRPKIWLFEGERVGEQYSETSLQKVLKMALRKAAIKKTVTLHWLRHSYATHLLEAGVDLRFIQELLGHKSSKTTEIYTHVSTKSLQRIKSPFDDM